Proteins encoded by one window of Catharus ustulatus isolate bCatUst1 chromosome Z, bCatUst1.pri.v2, whole genome shotgun sequence:
- the FOXE1 gene encoding forkhead box protein E1: MTAESRLPPGPPPGPPPLKADAVPPGEEAVAAAAGARGGRRRRKRPAERGKPPYSYIALIAMAIGQAPERRLTLGGIYRFITERFPFYRDSPRKWQNSIRHNLTLNDCFVKVPREPGRPGKGNYWTLDPHARDMFESGSFLRRRKRFKRSDLSTYPAFLAERPAAPCRLLPLPAPPPPADLSPAPAAASCAFAAAFPAQGCASAALPHAYGPLPTAPGPYAPGGHGPLYAPSGRIVLPPSSPGSPALYGRRSPAPYPPLSHAYGAGGQLSAAEPAPRHGTYPGGPDRFVSAL, from the coding sequence ATGACAGCCGAGAGCCGGCTGCCGCCGGGGCCCCCGCCGGGGCCCCCGCCGCTGAAGGCGGACGCGGTGCCGCCGGGAGAGgaggcggtggcggcggcggcgggggcgcggggcgggcggcggcgccgcAAGCGTCCGGCGGAGCGGGGCAAGCCGCCGTACAGCTACATCGCCCTCATCGCCATGGCCATCGGGCAGGCGCCCGAGCGGCGACTGACACTCGGCGGCATCTACCGCTTCATCACCGAGCGCTTCCCCTTCTACCGCGACAGCCCCCGCAAGTGGCAGAACAGCATCCGCCACAACCTCACCCTCAATGACTGCTTTGTCAAGGTGCCCCGGGAGCCCGGCCGCCCCGGCAAGGGCAACTATTGGACGCTGGACCCTCACGCCCGCGACATGTTCGAGAGCGGGTCCTTCCTCCGCCGCAGAAAGCGTTTCAAGCGCAGCGACCTCTCCACCTACCCGGCCTTCCTCGCCGAGCGCCCCGCAGCTCCGTGCCGCCTGCTCCCgctgcccgccccgccgccccccgccgaCCTGTCCCCGGcacccgccgccgcctcctgcGCCTTCGCCGCCGCCTTCCCCGCGCAGGGCTGCGCCTCCGCCGCCCTGCCCCACGCCTACGGCCCGCTGCCCACCGCTCCCGGGCCCTACGCGCCCGGGGGCCACGGGCCACTGTACGCCCCGTCGGGGCGCATCGTGCTGCCCCCCTCTTCGCCCGGCTCCCCTGCGCTCTACGGCCGCCGCTCCCCCGCTCCCTACCCGCCGCTGTCCCACGCCTACGGCGCCGGCGGGCAGCTGAGTGCCGCCGAGCCCGCTCCGAGGCACGGCACCTATCCTGGGGGCCCCGACAGGTTCGTCTCGGCGCTCTGA